The Acidobacteriota bacterium region CCACGGCGACGAAACGTGTGGCCGTATCGGCCAGGGGAACCGGCTTGAGACCGGCCTGCGATCCCAGGCCGAGTTGCGTTTTCAGACGGGCGCGCTGCTGATCGGTCATGACGTCAAAATCGACTGTGACGGACTTGACGCCCGGCACCTCCGATACAGCGTTTATGATGTCGTCCCGGATCTTGTCCTTCTGAGGGCAGCCGCCGACTGTCAGGGCGATCCCCACCGTAACCTTGTCTCCGTCGATGCGAATGAACCTGACCATGTCAAGCTCGGTCAGTGGTCGGCTCAATTCGGGATCGAGAATCCGGCTCAGGGCCTGGCGGATTGGCTGTTCGTCAAGCATTGTCGTTTCCCGACTCCCGGCCCAACTTGAGTTCTGAGAGTCTGGTCGAGCGGAAAACGGTTTCGAGAGCCTCCTGCGCACGGCTGTAAGTGTCCCGCAGATTACAACTGGGAAGATGCGAGCAGTCAGCCTGACTGACCTGACATTCAAACAGGAGGGGCTTACCCTGGACAGCCATGATGATGTCCAGCAACGAGATCTCTTCCGAGTCACATCCCAGCCTGAGGCCGCCGCCGAATCCTCGTGAAGAATTGACCAGACCGGTGCGGCTGAGTTCGGATATGATCTGGGGAAGGTACTTGGGGGGAATTGACTGGCGCTGGGCAATCTGATTGGCGGTGGCCTGACCGTCGGTGTTGTGAGCCAGTTCCCAGAGAGCCCGTATGGCATACTCAGTCTTTTTGGTTATCATGCCTCTCAATATACGTATTTTCGCCGGAATTTGGAAGCGGAATGTGTCAGCGGCAGACACGCCGGCCGGTCTGGCAGCCCTGTCAGTGATCGCCGCCCTGCAACGGCGGCCCGGGGGGTTCAGGGAACGGCCGTGTGATCGGCCGCTGCGGTCGCAGGATCAAGGTCCTTAACAGCAAGTAGACGATGGCGACGCTGATACAGGCGTCGGCCACGTTAAACGTCCACCACCGTTCTATGCTATACCCAAACAGGCTGAGGTCAAAGAAATCCACGTCCAGGAAATCAACTACCCGACCCAGACGAATGCGGTCAATAAGATTCCCGATCGCGCCACCGATAATGAAGGCCAGCGGCAGGGACAGCGAAAGCTCGTCACGGTGGCGGTACATGTAGTAGATAAGCACCGGCAGAATGGCCAGGGAAACAACCAGGTAGTAACCGGATGAGCCGATATCGGTGCCCATGGCCCCGCCTTTGTTGTACACCAGGGACAACATGACGAGCGTACCGATGACGTGAACGGGGGGCTTGGAACTCAGAGCCGCTACCGCCCAGTACTTGGTCACCAGGTCGATAACGACCACGCCCAGGATGGTGCCGGTGGTCCAGAGCAGTCGGTGTGGTCTAACGACGCCCAGCTTGGCGTTCCTCTTCGACTGACTTGCACTCGATGCACATTCTGGCGTGCGGGACTGCCTTGAGGCGATCGGCACCTATCTGCTTGCCGCAGCTCTCACACTTCCCGTACGTGCCGTCCTTGATTCGCTGCAGCGCCTCGTCGATATGGTACACCAGCCGGCCCGACTTGGAGGCAAACATGAAGGCCATCTCGCGCTCCATGTGGTCGGTGCCCTGGTCGGCCATGTGATACGAGTGTGAAGACAGGTCGCCGGTCGCTTCCTTGAGAGTGGAGGCGGCATGGGTGTCACCCACGTAGCCCATCTCCCGGAGCATCTCCTCCCGCTTTTTCAGCAGCATGGTTTCATACCTTTTCAAGTCGGACTTTCTCATTGGTCCTCCTTGTCACACTTTCTCCACCGAAATGACTGCCTTTTCTCCGTTTACGTTCCACTCGGTGCCGCCGTCAAGCTCGTCCTTCTCCGTGACTTCCATCTCCTGCGCCAGCGTCTCCCGGCGTATGAACTCGTCGTACCTCGAGGCGGCTGTGTTGAGACGACGCGTGGAGTTTACGCGTACGCGGATCCGGTCCGTTACTTCAAAACCGGACGTCTTGCGCATGTTCTGGATCTTGTTGACAATCTCCCTGGCAAATCCTTCGTCAACAAGGTCCTCGCTCAGTTCCGTGGCCAGGGCGACCGTCACGTGACCATCACTCTCTACGGCGTAGCCTTCTCGTTCGTTGCGGTTTACCTCGACCTCGTCGGGCTTGAGCATGACCGTGCGCCCGCCGTCAAGCTGCAGCTTGAGCTCTCTGGCCTGTACGAACCGCTGGACATCGGAAGAATTCAGCGCTTCGACCATGCGGCCGACCTCCTTGGCATCCTGGCTTAACCTGGGCCCGGCGATCCGGAAATTCAGTCTGGCCGAGTAGCTGACGTACTGGTCCAGCCCGCTCGTGGTTTCGACGGCCTTGATATTCAGCTGGTCCCTGATGATATCCAGGCAGTCCTCGAGCCTGGCCGTGCTCTTGTCGGAAGGAATACCTACGATCAGCCGGGAAAGCGGCTGGCGTACCTTGAGGTTCTTGCGTGACCGGGCCGCCCGCCCCAGCGAGACCACCTTTGCAGCCAGCCCCATCGTCTCCTCGAGTTCGGCGTTGATGCACGACTCGTCGGCTTTTGGATAGGCCGCCATGTGAACCGAGAGGGGAGCACCAAACCTGGCCCGATCTTCACCGTGCAGTTCCTTCCAGATCAACTCTGAGATGAATGGCGAGACGGGCGCAGACAGG contains the following coding sequences:
- the lspA gene encoding signal peptidase II, giving the protein MPIASRQSRTPECASSASQSKRNAKLGVVRPHRLLWTTGTILGVVVIDLVTKYWAVAALSSKPPVHVIGTLVMLSLVYNKGGAMGTDIGSSGYYLVVSLAILPVLIYYMYRHRDELSLSLPLAFIIGGAIGNLIDRIRLGRVVDFLDVDFFDLSLFGYSIERWWTFNVADACISVAIVYLLLRTLILRPQRPITRPFPEPPGPPLQGGDH
- a CDS encoding Rrf2 family transcriptional regulator — encoded protein: MITKKTEYAIRALWELAHNTDGQATANQIAQRQSIPPKYLPQIISELSRTGLVNSSRGFGGGLRLGCDSEEISLLDIIMAVQGKPLLFECQVSQADCSHLPSCNLRDTYSRAQEALETVFRSTRLSELKLGRESGNDNA
- a CDS encoding TraR/DksA C4-type zinc finger protein — translated: MRKSDLKRYETMLLKKREEMLREMGYVGDTHAASTLKEATGDLSSHSYHMADQGTDHMEREMAFMFASKSGRLVYHIDEALQRIKDGTYGKCESCGKQIGADRLKAVPHARMCIECKSVEEERQAGRR